The Phyllopteryx taeniolatus isolate TA_2022b chromosome 4, UOR_Ptae_1.2, whole genome shotgun sequence genome includes the window tacatatatatacatatatatatatatacatatatatatatacatatatatatacatatatatatacatatatatatacatatatatatacatatatatatatacatatatatacatatatatatatatatatatatatatatacatatatatatacatatatatatatatacatatatatatatatatacatatatatatatatacatatatatatatatatacatatatatatatatatacatatatacacatatatatatatatatacatatatacacatatatatatatatatatatacatacacatatatatatatatatatatacatacacatatatatatatatatatacatatacatatatatatatatatacatatatatatacatatatatatatatatatatatacatatacatatatatatacatatatatacatatatatatatatatatatatacatatacatatacatatatatatatacacatatacatatatatatatacacacatatacatatatatatatacacatatatatatatatatatatatatgtgtgtatatatatatatatgtgtatatatatatatatatatatatatatatatatacacacacattatacacatatatatacatatatatacacacatatatatatatatacacacatatatatatatacacacatatatacatatatatatatatatatatatatacacatatatatatacacacatatatatatatacatatatatatatatacacacacatatatacatatatatatacatatatatatatacacacacatatatacacatacatatatatacatacatatatatatatatatatatatacatatatacatatacacatatatatacatatatatatatatatatatatacacatatatatatatatatatatacacatatatatatatatacatacatatatatatatatacacacacatatatatatacatatacatatatatatatatatacacacacatatatatatatacatatatatatatatatatatacacacacatatatatatatatatatatacacacacatatatatatatatatatatacacacacatatatatatatatatacatatatatatatatacacacacacatatatatatatatatatatatatatatatatacacacacatatatatatatatatatatatatatatatatacacacacatatatatatatatatatatatatatacacacacatatatatatatatatatacacacaaacatatatatatatatatacacacaaacatatatatatatacacatatatatacatatatatatatatacacacatatatacatatatatatatatacacacatatatacacatatatatatatatatatatatacatatatacacatatatacatatatatatacacatatatacatatatatatacacatatatatacatatatatatatacatatatatatataatatacgtatatatatatatatatatatatatataatatacgtatatatatatatatatatataatatacgtatatatatatatatatatatatatacacaatatatatatatataatatgtatatatttatatatatatatatatatatataatatatatacacacacacacatacatatatatacacacacacacatacatatatatacacacacacacagcactactggcaaaatattctgtggacagatacaaccaaagttgaattgtttttgagcaacacacaacaccatgatgagtggaggaaaaatggcacagcacacaTGGCGGAGGAAGCATGCTGGTATGGGAGATATTTACTACCTCTGTGCCTGGACAGCTTACGATTATCAAAGCAACAATGGATTTACAAGTTAAGGTATTTTGCtgaagaacttgaggccatctgtctAACAGCTGAAACTTGGAGGATAGGTGTCTCAACAGGACACTGATTCAAAACACAGAAAAGCAAATGAACAACAGAATGGattcagaagaaaaaataagTCCTGACCTCACTctaattgaaatgctgtggcatgaccttgaGAGCTagtcacaccagacatcccagaaatcttgctgaactgcaacacttttgtaaagaggaatggtccaaaattcatcctgatcgttatgcacgtctgatctgcaactacaggaaacgtttggttgaggttttTGTTGCCAAAAAAGGATCAACCAgatattaaatccaagggtcaCTTAGTTTTTCattcctgtcctgtgaatgtttacatgttaagctctataaaaatatgaaaacatgattatttgtgtggtattagtttaagaagACTGTTTAGTCTTGTGATTTACATGACGATCAGACAGagattttatgaccaatttatgtagaaatttaagaaattccaaagggttcacatcatttttcctcccactgtatccTGATTGTGGGATGCTGTGTTGCTACATGGACGTAATTGATATAATTCTCTTTGCTGTGTTatgtgtaaaaggcaaaggcAGGTCAATGTTTCTTCAGTCAAATGCGGTAACATACCGCCTCCCTCCTGCGCCTCTCCTGCTCGCGACGGCGCGCCATCTCCCTCTGTTGGTCGAGGGCATTTTGCGCTGCCGAGGAAGTCGGTGACGGGGCTGGAGGCGGGACGGCCGGGGGCTGCGGAGAGTGAGTGGGCGGGGTCGAAGCGGGAGGCGTGGGCGCGAGGGGCGACGGCTGCTGTTGCTCTTGGCGTCGGCGGGTGTCTTCCTGCGCCCGGCGAGCGTGCTCCACAGTGTCGTCATCGTCGCGGCTGCGGGACAACAAGACTTGCGCTAGAAAGAGGAGTGGCTGCGACAAACGTGCGCAAAGTATGCCCTGTGGGCCACATTCCGTTCGCTCCAttatgtaatatttgttgcattaatttccctattttttcttaacattttttacataaaatttatttatttacatttttttcatttaaccaaataataattgattttttttctaaataactataaataactatatattagtaaaatatttAAGTTTATCAAATAGTAGGTTATTTAATTGTAATCAAACTATTGTTCAGCTACCTATGCCAGCGACatgtagtgacaggcagaaaaatTAGGATGCTCTTCCACTCAgtagcagaaggtacaattaagcTGTGTATCCACCCGCtgacattcatacaacagaataatagcttcaACTAAACAAGTCTGTACGTACAGCTGACAACGCAATACGACAATACAATTTTTAattgacaaaaacaacccaTTCATAAATACATCCATAATCATTTATACACTGAAGTTTATTATCGGGATATATACACTGGTGTACTGAAACCAGTAAGTACCAGTGTATTTTAATATCAATAATAGCACggtaccattttttttgtaccggtaaaaaaaaaaaaaataataataataattttgtggtttttatgagctggaagtacaaaattatgtaaaaagtaaatacttgaaattgtttacatttgggccctgaatctataatttatgaaagtttatttatttccataattccattcaaaaagttaaactttttcaagatattccaatttttgggaaagggtctgtatataccATTATAGACCTACCGCAGCTTCTCCTGCTCCTTCCTGGCCAGCTGCGCTTGAGCCTTCAGCTGCCTCTCCCGCTCCTCCTTCTCTCTGGCTGCCCGTCGAAACTGCTCGAAGCTGTCACTGGATGAGCGGACAGCTGACGCTGGCGTGGACTGAGACCTCTGGGCCAAACTGGCCCAGGAGCCCATGTTCTTCAACTTCACATCCTGGGATAGAGGAAAAAGAGAATATTTAGTTAGTCTGAGTGAGTCATAGTAGTGTTTCAAAAATGGTGTGCTCAcagtgatgggttaaatgccaAGGTCATGCACTTAAATCAGTGTTTTTTATAAGTGTGATacacgggctccctctagtggtatgcaaaagaatcacaaaATTAAATGTTGAAACTGCATAATACTAGTGCTAGTGgcttaaacatttgttttaattcagtacAACATacttgttaagtacagttcagttgtatttaacttgtatgtatatatgtatttaatctttcagtaccgtttgttttcaaacatttattcagttacaatttttatttacttttttgtgcaatacattttaaatgaaccaTCTtccaagtaacattttaaactaTCCAATATTTAAACATactgttaatgtttaaactgtgcataatgttccaGTAATACactttttaagaatttttgagTTTCACTTTAGCCAACTATGCGAATATATTTTAATGGACATTTTGGTTTAttgaagatttatttatttatttatttggtttatttatttaggtttattgaagactaaattgtcattaaaatactttgattaatgtatttttttttagatgttacttggtgtaaaaagtatGAGAAACACAGacttaaatgataaaaaaaaaagtgcattcaaCATGCTCTCAAACACACCGGTGCCCTCTTGGGCGCCGTGGGCGTTTTGGGCTCTTGCTTGACTTTGGTGTCCTGCTGAGGGCATTGCACCAGGGAGTCGGGGAGGCGGGAACTGGGACGAGCACCATCCGATGACTTCACATCTAATCCTGAgggaagcaaaaaataaaaaataaaaaaaaataaaaaataaaaaaaaaataaagcacaaaaAAGTTGTGGTTATCTTTAAATCAAACAAGGAGATTATTGTgagcaaaaaaatgcatgcaattTATCAGATTGCCTCAAAAACCGAAGCCTTGCTTCTATTCTTCTAtctaatttatttctttaagaATAAGATACCGTAGTAATCACAAGCACATACTTCGCTCTCCAGCTATCGGCGTATATTCTCTCAAGTTAAAAACTATGATATGTAGTGCACCTTCAGATAAATAATTTGCACTATATTAATAATGCCACGAGCTTTGATTTTAACTAACCGTGTTTACTCAGACTTATTTagcaaaatatttgatcaagCGATTGACTGGGGAGTCAGATGATGGGTTCCAGCTTTCTATCGACCTACTAATTCTACATTGAGTGATTTATGCAACacgaatattaaatattttctaGATAAATTGTAATATACctcaagaaatattttaaaactaatTTATATTAAGTCACTGTTGGTATAGTGGTTCACTCGCCAGACTTCTGTGCAGGCAGGGTGGGTTGGTTGAGTTACCACTCAGTGACGTGTCacgtagtcagctgggataggctccagctcacccgcgaccctgaacaggataaatggtatagaaaatgcataGATGGATCCACTCATAATAATAGGTTGGCACTGTGCGATTGCAGTTCGCTTGTCTGCCTGACAGTCAAGAAGTGCGGGGTTCGAAACTTGGctcgggccttcctgtgtggagcttgcaagttctccttgtgcttgctATGGTTATCTGGAGGTACTcagggttcctcccacattcgaaaaacatgcatgttaggtttattgaagactaaattgtccttaagtgtaaatgtgagtctgaatggctgtttgtctatatgtgccctgccattggctggcaaccagttcaggctgtacttGTTAGCCCTATTAACTATGGTGTTAACTATATTTCTCCCACCTCCAGTGAGGCGGCACGTTCTCTTTTAAAATGCACAGTAAACTCCATCTTTACAGAAAGACATCTACCACGTAAACTCCACCttttatttatagaaataaatttggaggcattttttttttttttaaatgtttacacacACTTATTAATTAGAAAGGGGGACACCATTTGAGGAactatggtgtttttttttacattacaactTAACATTGAACAGTCAAAGGCTGCACTTACTGTGTTTGctgtcatgtttttgtgtgtcgaGGCGTATGGCAGGGCTGAACGGAGAAGGGGTCAGCACTGGCGAGTGGGAGGGTTTCTCCACTTTTACTAAGTTCGACCTCTGATCCTaaacaaatattgaaatgtGTGTCCAATTATACAAGACCAAAATATCTGCACATACTCAGCATAGTCCTACGCTTAGTAGTAAATAGTCTTCATAGCCAGTGAACCAATGactgacttttttcttgatCTGTGAGGGAGACTGTTGTCCTGTGGTCTGGAACTGAGGCATCAGGGGGCAGTGCATCATGAGGGGAGAGGGACTGTCACGCAGGCAGCCTGGAAGAGCAGcagctttttaaaatgctttgccAAGGCACTCAAACGAACAAAATTCTGttgcattaaaatacagtggaaataaagtctacacacactTGTTgaaatgctaggtttttgtgataaatcatttcaatatttatttttgaaaaagttttTGGTGCTGTGATGCAAAAAAATTCTAATGGAAAATAGGTCCATTTGCTCAAttaagtttgggaaacactagTATAAagattaaagtggggaaactgcaaaaatataagaatttgagaagagcgccaataccttttcacagcactatTTATTCAGATAGCCCTTGGcaaattagaatttcttgggtacatttttttttttttaattatccatcatttattcttatttaaagattcattttcttctcaaCGTATTGTTTgctgaaaagtagtgcaataaagaAGATTTTTCCTTAacgaggaataatcgtgataacaatattgatcaaaataatcctGACTATTATTTTGGCCGTAATCATGGAGCCcaaacacaatgtgtaattctcttaagttcagttttacagtaaactggaAATTGCAATAAAAAGCTTCAAGCAAGCACACCACCTCTTTTTGATGAACTATTcgctatttgccaaactgcacaGGGCATCCTCAGGGAGTACAGAATAGACATCGTTAGTAATAACTCATACGTCAAATTTTGTTTCCCAACACAAACTTGACGAACGGTGGCACGTAActcttaagattttttttttttgtgggggcggggggaggggcGGTCCGTGCGCTCAGTCCGTAATCCCCACGGATACCACGGGTTTACTTTAGTGTGTGACAATTTGACTTAGAAGTGAAGGTAAATTCAGAGCTGCAGGTGTTTATATTTGGATGTGTTACCAGTAGATAATGGCTCGGCCTTGATGCGTGGTgagggctgctgctgctgctgctgttgttgctgctgctgatgttGCTGCTGATGCTGCTGTAGCTGCTGTAGCTTCTGTTGCAGACTCGCCCCCTTCTGTTGCTGCACTGCCGTGGCAAGAGCTTGCGGGTAGGACTGCTGTGTGTGGGCGTGGGCCGAGCTGTGGCGATGCATCGCCGCGGGGGCGGGCGTCATCGCAGCTTGCATTGAGGGTACCAGCTGAGCGGCGCCTTGCGTGGGCAAGTGGAGCGAATGAACCTGCCCGGACAGCCGCGGTTGGAGCGACTGCAGGAAGCTTTGCACCTGGCTGAGCGGTGGCGTTTCTATGTTGACGGGCGTCggctcgtcgtcgtcctccagCAGGGCCTGGGGTGGCTGAGCTGAGAGGGTGCCCAAAATTCCATGCGATGGTGGCGAAGGTACGCGGGGGCGTGGAGCAGGCTGGGGTAGCGGGAGAGGAAGCGAGCTCTGGAGCTGAGGAGGGGGCGTGGGTAGAGATAGGAGCGAGGAAGGAGGCGGCTGAGAGTTCTTGGGAGGAAGTGGTGCTGCATGGCTGCTAGGGCGTGATGGCTGCTGGGGAAGTGCGCTATGGATGGctggaaataaagaaaaaggagCACCTATtaagacattcattcatttgttaaaACATTGACTCGActgccacaacattatgaccaaaTTGCAAAAtcgaatgagatccaatacaagaactgTATCAAAAATGTACTCTTAAGAAAGATAATAGTATAGTTTTGATAAGAATGAGACACCATAAGAAACATTATGATTTAACCTCTAATtttgttcattattgtggttgacATTTGCAAGTGGCGCATAACTGTACTGCAATGCATTGCAAGTGGCGCATAACTGTACTGCAATGTACTGGCAGCTGTTTGagccaaaatattggaaacTGCTACATAAATGAGTACATCCCAACAAATGTGTTAGAAAACCTAGAGTTTCCTTTCAAAATCAATAGTTTAAATGGCACACTACAAAATATACTATCACAAATGTGGGCGCTTGATTGCTAATGAGAATAGTcaatttgcacacaaaatgacatttttctcgCCAATTCATATAACACTAGCTGaccgattttttttcctcatcatgtgtgggggctctcacattttaaaaaaatggttaagATGTTCAAAATAGTTACAGACTATCCCGCCCCTAGTTTCAAAATGGTACTGACCTGGCCCAGGAATGATGGGATGTTGGTTCAGGAAGGGGTGTGTATCAGAGGGTGTGGGGCCAACAGGCGCGTTGACATTGAGCAGACCAGAGGTGAGCGGGGGACAAGCAGCAGTGATGACTGGGCCAGACTCAGTGTTGGGCTGGGTTATGTGAGGGTTCATAAAATGGGCCAACGGGTCAAATCCGGCGCTCAAAAGCTGGGAGGATTCCAGGGCAGGGACAGGAACGGGAACGGAGAGTGGGACCGACACGGGAACAGTAGGTGGAGCGATGAACGGGGGTTTGGTTTGGACCACTTGAGGATGCGGCACGACAGGGCCGGCAACGCTGGTGACGGGCTGCTGCTGCGTCCTCTTGGTGTCCTTGTTGGACAGAGTCTTCTGCTGCTTGGGAACCAGCCCTGCTAAACAGATATAGTCAATTAGAAGcgtttcaataaaataaaaagttgggtGTATATATTTTGGTACCATTGTCAGAGTCTTCACTATCAGAGGAGTCACTGCTACCCGAGGATGAAGATCCCGTCTTCAACTTTGTGACGTTTGTCATTTCCAGGGGCTTTTCTACAGCAAAACACACAGTGGATTTGCAAACAGGTGACTATATTGCTTCTTTAGTAACCCAGCGCTCATTTCTTAGAAAACAACGTATCTTAAACAAGCATTACACCCTCAGGAAGGCACGTTTCGTAATTCTATCGCAGATGGCTTAACGCACGGTCATTTTCTGCTGCTATTGTGAGACAGCCAACACAACTACAGAATGAATATCTGCGAGACAAAAATGGTGATCTGACCCCCCCACAAAAGTCATCCATCCTCCATACAGTAAAGCTGCACTTTTTAGAGTGACCTTTTACTGTAGGTACCCTAAGGCACACCTATGCCataataatactaaataatcatgctgtctaatcagcatcttgatatgccacacctgtgacatggatggattttctcGGCGAAGGAAAGGCGCTCACGCAGATTTATACAGATTTGTCAACAATATTTTGAGAGAACGAGGAACGATTAGATAACtgctaggcctgtcacgataaaaataattttaagacGATATATCCCGGGAcccttgaggataagcggttcagaaaatggatggatggatattgttccAGAAACTATCATGATAAACGATATTGTTTTAAGGAatatgaaatcatgaaaaataaggcccgcctttatttttttttattttattgcttttaaatcagtattgttattattacgaTTATGTTTGTTATTAcaatttcttttcttgtttctctattgAACTCGTAACTAATGACGGTTATCTATAAGCCAgcaatagaaaacaaaaaaatgcattctttTAAAAGGTCACACGAACACTTTAAAACATACACAATATTAttggttgtttaaaaaatatgtttttatttttttactttaatttctcttttatttcattatgtATAAGTCATTATGCACATGGGAAAAAATATTCGAACAGTCCCACCCGTGCCTCAATTAGGAaagattattataattttttttttaaatctacctgatgactttttctttctcttcagGCAGCTGGAGACATATTTCTCCAGCTCGCGGAGCGTGGAGGGCTTCAGCGTCTCAAAGTCGATCTCGATCTCATCCGGGTTGGAGTTTTTCATGGAGGGCTCACGGGTCTGGATTATGTGCACGACACGGCCCAACTTGTCGCCGGGCAGCTTGTTGATGTCGAGGCTCAGCTGGCGCTTCTCTTCGTATGACATTGGCTTGCCTCCGACAGCTGCCGCGCTCCCAAACAAGTCTGCTGAAGAGAAGAACCAGGTTTACACTGGGCCACTGGTAATGAAAATATACACAGTGGACATGGTGTCCACAAAGtctttataatttaaaaaaaatgttcagcgATACTTCGACTTACAAGTGCCTCAACTAACGGGTTTTTCGAAACAATAGCAGATTGTTTGCATAGTGAAAAAAATTGAGCAATTGAGGTGGAACCTCGGCCACGATATTTTAAAGGCGGAACAGAGATGCACAACACTGTGTGTGACATCTGTGTGGCTTTTTTACACTTCACAAAACAGTTTagttatttacatttctttttttttaattatgtttttctatttacattttaaattacgGTGCAATCTTCTTGATTAAAAGTATGTTACaaatttctttgtgtgttttgggggggctgcaacggattaatggcaatCCCCTTCAACGGGGAGACctgatttgagataagagttgaGTTGCAAGTGTTGTCatagaacgaattaaactcgttaCAGATATGTTACATATACTCAGTAGTAGAAATGTAACAATTAGTCATTTATCAAATTAATCTATTTTTACAATAAGactaatttgataatcaattaattgtttaaaggcattgTTTAAATTAAAACTCTCCAAATTATCAGAATTTAAGCTTCTCAATAGTAAGTATTCTCAGATATCTTTAGTCCTTTAGTAGTTTTGTCTAATCAAAAACGTAGTTttgctgcttttactttggaaaatgaTCGATTTTTagccattttctgacattttacaggccaaaccagtaactgaattatAATGTTTATGcatttctgcactgtcaatttgaaatatgtgcttttttatctgattcatcgattaatcggaaaaataatcaacatatTAATCAgttatttaaataattgttagttgcagccctactcaGCAGTTATCAAAGTTTTAACCCCATTGTATGTGTATATTTTATTATCCATGTTGATGAAATACGTTGTTAAATAAAccctaaaaaaatactactgCTAATCATCtgcttttgaaataatttatacTTCAGACTTTATGGACATCCTGTATCATAACATTTTATGAGCTAACATGCATACCCATGTCATCATCTGCTTCGAGGGAGGCTGAAGGGACGAGAGGGGTCGGCCCGGTCTGAGGGGGCACAGCGGGACGACTGTTTTTGATGCCTTCTTTCTTACTAAAATTCATAAACGCATTAGCTGATCAGACAATGCATCATTTACCTTTGAACTGCATTAATAAACATGTCATAAAGGCATAAGTCACAATATGTCATGACAAGGATGGTTAATGGATATAAATGGCTGTAAAGGACACATCCTGTATACTTGCAGACATTATTATGCATTACAATAGGATAGTGAAGCAGCACTATCTAGTGGGGGCGTTGGTAAATTACAGTTTCAGTTCATAAAAGAGTTTTAAGAATATGATAACAGTATTTCGCTGGTGTTTTACCAACACAAAAATATCAATTACACCAACGAAAATAAAACTGTGGCCAAAGTATGCCAGTAGAAAACTATTTTATCCTGATCTATTATGCAATCTGGTCTGGTGATTTGTTGATCGTTTTAGACAATTTTTTATCATCTTTTGGAACATTTCTACAATGAATGCTATCCTGCTGCGTGGTAAAATTACTGACCCAGGCTTCTTTCTCTCCTTCTTGGCAATGAGCGCCTCTTTGCCGCTTTTGCTCTTCTTGGAAATCTGAAGCACGGCAGGCTCGGTGGGTTCCTCCGCTCCCATTTTCTTCTTGtgcttttccttcttcttctccttcttctcccGCTCTTTCTTCTTGGGCTTGCAGACCTGAGGCTGAGAGAGTGCGGCCAGTTGCTCGTGGACAGCTTTGAGCTGGAGAGGACGCAAAGAAAATGTGGTCTACAAACACACGGAGCCAACAGCCTCGTAGACCCTCCCCTCATCGATTTTCAAAGTGTTGTAtttgtaccactagtggtacagcGGCTCTCTCCATTCATGTAGTGACAAAATCAGAAGAGAAATacatagaatattttttttttactaggtTTTCACGACCCACTGAAAATGGTTTTGCGACCCACTTTTGGatcccgacccaccagttgagaatcatcGGTTTAGAGACcatgtttaacttaaaattgttcaaatcctcagaatttctgcctttcaacagtaaatattcttacttttctgtagtccttcatgaaagcagatGATCTTAGTgtataatcaaaataagacatttgtaaacatatttttatttttgaaaacaatgataaacatttttgcctatttagATAAAATTTTTATCTAAATTCCACATTTTAATGGAatcattaagtacagtttttttatttagctaCATTTAAACAGTATTATTGTTAAAACTGTACGTATTGTTACAGTGgctaacaaaaatattaaatagaatttttaggaataaaaagcTCTGCCTCAATTTTGATGAACAATTGGGCCCACTCTGCTATTGCATTTTAACGTTGGTCGTTgcagtggtacttggagagccgtGTGTTtatttgaggtggtacttggtgtaaaaaagcttgaaaaccGCTGCGCTAACCTGTTCCTGTAGCACAGCCAATCGCTGCTGCCTCTCTTGATCAGAGTCTCCCACTGAGGACTCGGATTCAGACAAACTGGAACTGCTGTCTTCCGACACAatgggaggcggcggcggcgcttgTCGAGTGGAGGGGGCAGGGTGGAGGACAGATGACGGTGTGGGAACCGGGGCGGCCTCCTCCGGCTCATCGGGCATCTTGGCAAAACGCATCTCAAAGACGTCCTGTGAAGAGGTGGAAG containing:
- the LOC133477284 gene encoding bromodomain-containing protein 4-like isoform X3, whose translation is MGDGLEPGSSHNPPSAPQPHILNPAPPEIGNSTRPKRQTNQLQYLLKVVLKTLWKHQFAWPFHSPVDVIKLNLPDYYKIIKTPMDMGTIKKRLENHYYKNAQECIHDFNTMFTNCYIYNKPNDDIVLMAKALEKLFLQKITQMPQEETEIAVVAKGRRGIKREPAPISMSESSQDLSSPSSTPHTRSFSSPSTLPQTHASSTPPALAQPPRVPTTPTAHAPHLGPPYPLSIGGILPQGMTAVAPPAVTHPGLHPSPMLQNAPALIKQRKSQKRKADTTTPTANDQLSESSPVSAETRTRRETSRPSKQPNRDPSQPDSQHHLVGGLETGGMLTPKRQDQLHFCSLLVKEMLSKKHFAYSWPFHLPVDAKALGLHDYHDIIKHPMDLSTIKKKLDNRQYRDPQEFAADVRLMFSNCYKYNPPGHDVVAMARKLQDVFEMRFAKMPDEPEEAAPVPTPSSVLHPAPSTRQAPPPPPIVSEDSSSSLSESESSVGDSDQERQQRLAVLQEQLKAVHEQLAALSQPQVCKPKKKEREKKEKKKEKHKKKMGAEEPTEPAVLQISKKSKSGKEALIAKKERKKPGKKEGIKNSRPAVPPQTGPTPLVPSASLEADDDMADLFGSAAAVGGKPMSYEEKRQLSLDINKLPGDKLGRVVHIIQTREPSMKNSNPDEIEIDFETLKPSTLRELEKYVSSCLKRKKKSSEKPLEMTNVTKLKTGSSSSGSSDSSDSEDSDNGLVPKQQKTLSNKDTKRTQQQPVTSVAGPVVPHPQVVQTKPPFIAPPTVPVSVPLSVPVPVPALESSQLLSAGFDPLAHFMNPHITQPNTESGPVITAACPPLTSGLLNVNAPVGPTPSDTHPFLNQHPIIPGPAIHSALPQQPSRPSSHAAPLPPKNSQPPPSSLLSLPTPPPQLQSSLPLPLPQPAPRPRVPSPPSHGILGTLSAQPPQALLEDDDEPTPVNIETPPLSQVQSFLQSLQPRLSGQVHSLHLPTQGAAQLVPSMQAAMTPAPAAMHRHSSAHAHTQQSYPQALATAVQQQKGASLQQKLQQLQQHQQQHQQQQQQQQQQQPSPRIKAEPLSTGCLRDSPSPLMMHCPLMPQFQTTGQQSPSQIKKKDQRSNLVKVEKPSHSPVLTPSPFSPAIRLDTQKHDSKHRLDVKSSDGARPSSRLPDSLVQCPQQDTKVKQEPKTPTAPKRAPDVKLKNMGSWASLAQRSQSTPASAVRSSSDSFEQFRRAAREKEERERQLKAQAQLARKEQEKLRRDDDDTVEHARRAQEDTRRRQEQQQPSPLAPTPPASTPPTHSPQPPAVPPPAPSPTSSAAQNALDQQREMARRREQERRRREAMADTIDINFQSDLMAIFEENLF
- the LOC133477284 gene encoding bromodomain-containing protein 4-like isoform X4, giving the protein MGDGLEPGSSHNPPSAPQPHILNPAPPEIGNSTRPKRQTNQLQYLLKVVLKTLWKHQFAWPFHSPVDVIKLNLPDYYKIIKTPMDMGTIKKRLENHYYKNAQECIHDFNTMFTNCYIYNKPNDDIVLMAKALEKLFLQKITQMPQEETEIAVVAKGRRGIKREPAPISMSESSQDLSSPSSTPHTRSFSSPSTLPQTHASSTPPALAQPPRVPTTPTAHAPHLGPPYPLSIGGILPQGMTAVAPPAVTHPGLHPSPMLQNAPALIKQRKSQKRKADTTTPTANDQLSESSPVSAETRTRRETSRPSKQPNRDPSQPDSQHHLVGGLETGGMLTPKRQDQLHFCSLLVKEMLSKKHFAYSWPFHLPVDAKALGLHDYHDIIKHPMDLSTIKKKLDNRQYRDPQEFAADVRLMFSNCYKYNPPGHDVVAMARKLQDVFEMRFAKMPDEPEEAAPVPTPSSVLHPAPSTRQAPPPPPIVSEDSSSSLSESESSVGDSDQERQQRLAVLQEQLKAVHEQLAALSQPQVCKPKKKEREKKEKKKEKHKKKMGAEEPTEPAVLQISKKSKSGKEALIAKKERKKPGKKEGIKNSRPAVPPQTGPTPLVPSASLEADDDMDLFGSAAAVGGKPMSYEEKRQLSLDINKLPGDKLGRVVHIIQTREPSMKNSNPDEIEIDFETLKPSTLRELEKYVSSCLKRKKKSSEKPLEMTNVTKLKTGSSSSGSSDSSDSEDSDNGLVPKQQKTLSNKDTKRTQQQPVTSVAGPVVPHPQVVQTKPPFIAPPTVPVSVPLSVPVPVPALESSQLLSAGFDPLAHFMNPHITQPNTESGPVITAACPPLTSGLLNVNAPVGPTPSDTHPFLNQHPIIPGPAIHSALPQQPSRPSSHAAPLPPKNSQPPPSSLLSLPTPPPQLQSSLPLPLPQPAPRPRVPSPPSHGILGTLSAQPPQALLEDDDEPTPVNIETPPLSQVQSFLQSLQPRLSGQVHSLHLPTQGAAQLVPSMQAAMTPAPAAMHRHSSAHAHTQQSYPQALATAVQQQKGASLQQKLQQLQQHQQQHQQQQQQQQQQQPSPRIKAEPLSTGCLRDSPSPLMMHCPLMPQFQTTGQQSPSQIKKKDQRSNLVKVEKPSHSPVLTPSPFSPAIRLDTQKHDSKHRLDVKSSDGARPSSRLPDSLVQCPQQDTKVKQEPKTPTAPKRAPDVKLKNMGSWASLAQRSQSTPASAVRSSSDSFEQFRRAAREKEERERQLKAQAQLARKEQEKLRRDDDDTVEHARRAQEDTRRRQEQQQPSPLAPTPPASTPPTHSPQPPAVPPPAPSPTSSAAQNALDQQREMARRREQERRRREAMADTIDINFQSDLMAIFEENLF